A stretch of Campylobacter showae DNA encodes these proteins:
- a CDS encoding tetratricopeptide repeat protein has translation MKKIVLALAFLCSFMLVAEAKEPTIEELISEVEKICESGKDFTNKNGTMKYVEACSYLGAVYEGIPEVGNLGIKKDLAKAFKFHKKACGGGYALSCFGLAGFYLEGKAVEKDNKKALEFFQKACNAGYKEGCTIAATMSGNDADMAKVSAQQKKIAIITMICLLAGCLLCLWKERIIKRRQNTIKKPANPAKRSQIPYFKTTLYLTNN, from the coding sequence GTGAAAAAAATCGTTTTAGCTTTGGCTTTTTTATGCTCTTTTATGCTTGTCGCGGAGGCAAAAGAACCAACGATTGAGGAGCTTATAAGTGAGGTGGAAAAAATATGCGAAAGCGGCAAAGATTTCACCAATAAAAATGGAACCATGAAGTATGTGGAAGCTTGCAGCTATCTCGGCGCAGTATATGAAGGTATTCCAGAGGTCGGCAATTTGGGCATAAAGAAAGATTTGGCAAAAGCTTTTAAGTTTCATAAAAAAGCGTGTGGCGGCGGTTATGCTCTTAGCTGCTTTGGACTGGCAGGATTTTATCTTGAAGGAAAAGCAGTAGAAAAAGATAACAAAAAAGCCCTCGAGTTTTTTCAAAAGGCGTGCAATGCGGGGTATAAAGAGGGCTGCACTATAGCGGCTACTATGAGCGGCAATGATGCGGATATGGCAAAGGTGTCAGCGCAACAGAAAAAGATTGCGATAATAACGATGATATGTTTGCTTGCGGGGTGTTTGCTATGTTTATGGAAGGAAAGGATAATAAAGAGGCGGCAAAATACTATAAAAAAGCCTGCGAACCCGGCAAAAAGAAGTCAGATCCCGTATTTCAAAACAACACTATATTTAACGAACAACTAA
- a CDS encoding CDP-alcohol phosphatidyltransferase family protein: MSIYELKPKFQNLLRPLVKRLYNAGITANQVTLAACILSILLGALLVKFSDVSTLFFLLPIWMFVRMALNAIDGMLAREFNQKTPLGGYLNEATDVISDTALYLPFAFVAPFEWGIIALVIFLAFMSEFLGVLGQIHGSGRCYDGPMGKSDRAFVFGLVGTIYAVFSQLPSWFSWALYAVALLLVLTCINRVRMGLKR; this comes from the coding sequence ATGAGTATTTACGAGTTAAAACCCAAATTTCAAAACCTACTTCGTCCGTTAGTAAAGCGTCTTTATAATGCCGGCATTACGGCAAATCAAGTCACATTAGCGGCCTGCATTTTGTCTATTTTATTAGGCGCGCTACTCGTCAAATTTTCCGACGTCTCTACTCTATTTTTTCTGTTGCCCATCTGGATGTTTGTGCGTATGGCTTTGAATGCTATCGACGGCATGCTGGCCCGCGAATTTAATCAAAAAACGCCGCTTGGAGGCTATTTAAACGAAGCTACTGACGTTATTTCAGACACCGCGCTTTATTTACCGTTTGCTTTTGTGGCACCATTTGAATGGGGCATTATCGCGCTCGTTATCTTTTTAGCCTTTATGAGCGAATTTTTAGGCGTTCTAGGGCAGATACACGGCAGCGGCAGGTGTTATGACGGCCCTATGGGTAAGAGCGATCGCGCATTCGTATTCGGGCTTGTGGGCACTATATATGCGGTATTTAGTCAGCTGCCCTCATGGTTTAGTTGGGCGCTTTACGCGGTGGCGCTTTTGCTTGTGCTTACCTGCATAAATCGCGTTAGAATGGGTTTAAAAAGATAG